Within Colletotrichum destructivum chromosome 11, complete sequence, the genomic segment TTCACGAGGCTCACCTGGTTGATGCCATTGGCGAAGAACTAAAGGGTCTCGCCCTGCCCGGTGTGCCTACCGACTATGAGAgcgaggccgaagaagaaggtaCTCTCTCCGTGGACAACGTCATTGGCGCGAGGGAAGCCTACGTCCGCCAGGCTCTGAAGTCACACAAGCTCAGCCTCGGCGAAGTCAGGAAGGGCAAGCACGAAGGCGCCATCGAGATGCGCAGAGAGCTCATCAAGGACTTCTTGACGCAAATCACCAAGCCGAGGCGGTGCGACAACTGTGGTGGCATATCGCCTGCCTACCGCAAGGATCGCTTCGTTAAGATCTTCGAAAAGGCCCTCAGCGAGAGGGATCTTGCTCAGATGGCCCAGAGAAATCTGCATGTCAAAGACTCCATGGCAACAACAGCTTGCGCCCGTAAATCTAATCCAAaacgcgccgccgccggtgccgacgacggcgtcaccGACGTGGATACGACTTCAGCCAATGAAACCGACGTTGAAATGCGCGATGCCAGCGGTGACGAGCAGGATTCAGCGGATAAGGAAGAGAGTGCACAAGCCGACGCTGTTGCGATCGCTCCCGGTCAGCAGCGCTACATCAGTGCAATGGAGGTTCGCGCACGCCTACGGGAGCTATTCGAGAAAGAGCAAGACATGATGTCACTGGTGTACAACTCGAAACCGATCACCAAGAAAGCCGCCAAGGTATCGGCAGACATGTTCTTTATTCGGACCATTCTTGTCCCGCCGAACAAGTTTCGGCCCGAAGCCCGAACCGGCGACTCTCAAATCTCCGAGGCCCAGCAGAACTCGCTGTACAAGATGATTATGCGGAACTGCAGCAACATTGCGAGAATACACCAGAGCGTTGGAGCTACGGACCAGTATGGAAGACCGAGAAATATCACCGACTTACATCAAGTATGGACAGAGTTGCAAGAATCTGTCAACTCGCTGATCGACAAGAGCAAGAACCCTGTCCAAGGCGCAGCGGCCAAGAGAAACGAGGACGGCATTAAGCAGAAGctggaaaagaaggagggtCTCTTCCGAAAGAACATGATGGGAAAGCGTGTCAACTTCGCAGCCCGAAGCGTGATTTCCCCCGACCCCAACATCGAAACCAATGAGATCGGCGTGCCCCCTGTTTTTGCACGCAAACTCACCTATCCCGAACCGGTCACAAGTCACAACTTCAGAGATATGCAGCAAGCCGTTGTTAACGGGGTCGACAAGTGGCCCGGAGCAGCTGCAATCGAGTACGAGAATGGACAAATTATCAACCTTCGATCCAAGTCTGTCGACGACCGTGTGTCACTCGCCAACCAACTTCTCGCGCCAACCAATTACCAGATGAGCGGCATGAAGAGCAAAAAGGTATACCGACACCTGACAAACGGCGATGTTGTCTTGATGAACCGTCAGCCGACGCTACACAAGCCGTCTATCATGGGTCATCGAGTTCGTGTGCTGCCCGGAGAGAAGACTATCCGCATGCACTACGCCAACTGCAACACATATAACGCCGATTTCGACGGTGATGAGATGAACATGCATTTCCCACAAAACGAAGTCGCAAGAGCAGAGGCCCTTCAGATTGCCGATACGGATCATCAATATCTGTCAGGCACGGCCGGCAAGCCCCTTCGTGGTTTGATTCAGGACCATCTTTCAGTCTCCGTTGCGCTCTGTAACAAAGATACCTACTTTGATCGCGACTCCTACCATCAGCTCATCTACTCGGCTCTCCGCCCGGAGAGTGGCCACATCTTTGGCGAAAGGATCGAAGTTCTTCCACCAGCAATTATCAAGCCCAGACCCAAATGGACAGGCAAACAGGTCATCAGCACAATCCTCAAGAACATCAAACCACCCAATGGAGAAGGCCTTTGGATGAGTGGCAAATGCCAAGTCAAGGGTGAACAATGGGGCAAGAGCCATATGGAAGAGGGCGACGTTCTCTTCCAGGACGGTCAGTTCCTGACGGGCATTCTGGACAAGGCCCATCTGGGGCCCAGCTCGGGAGGTCTCATCCACTCTATCCACGAAATATATGGACCTAGTGTCGCAGGCAAGCTGCTCAGTGGCATGGGCCGACTCCTCACCAGATACTTGAATATGCGGGCCTTTACTTGCGGTATGGACGACCTGTTGCTCACACCGGACGGCGAGGCTGCCCGAAAGGACGCCTTGAAGGCAGCCAAGAACATCGGTCTTGAAGTCGCAGCCAAGTATGTCTCACTCGAGGACAAGACACCCGACAGCACGGACGCTGAGCTTCTCGTTCGCTTGGAGGAGGTCATGAGAGACGACAGCAAGCAAGAAGGTCTCGATATACTTGTGAATCAGAGCTCCCGAAACGTATCCAGCATGGCCATGTCAGCCTGTCTCCCGGCCGGTCTGGCCAAGCAGTTCCCCAAAAACCAAATGCAATCGATGACAACCTCTGGTGCAAAGGGAAGCCAAGTCAACGCCAACCTGATTTCCTGCAACTTGGGACAACAAATTCTCGAAGGCAGGAGAGTTCCCCTCATGGTTAGTGGAAAGTCTCTGCCCTGCTTCAAGCCTTTCGAGACGGATGTTCGCGCTGGAGGTTACATTGTCCAGCGATTCTTGACTGGTATCCGGCCTCAAGAGTACTACTTTCATCATATGGCAGGTCGTGAAGGCCTTATCGACACTGCTGTCAAGACCTCTAGATCAGGTTACTTGCAAAGATGCATCATCAAGGGTATGGAGGGATTGACAGTAGCATACGACTCGACGGTGCGTGATGCAGATGGTACGCTAGTGCAATTTCTCTACGGCGAGGACGGACTGGACCCGACAAAGCAAAAATACCTTACCGACTTTGGCTTCGTTCTTCGCAACGTAAATTCCGAAACCGCCCAGCTCAATTTTAGCAAGGACTTCAAAGAAAAGATTGCTAGCAACAAAGACGACATCCTCAAACACATGAAGAGCGCTGTCAAGCACGCCAAGCTCAACAGCTCCGGAGGCAAGGACCCCATTATTTCCTTGGTCAACCCTGCAAAAGTAGCATTCGCTACGTCCGAGAAGTACTACGAGCAAATGGTCAAGTACATCAAGGACAATGAGGACGGTCTCATTCGCGACAAGTCGCATGCCCCGTCTGGCCTGGTTAACACACCCACCGTCAGCAAGAAGTCGGCGGAGCTCGTCTTCGCTGCCAAGTACATGCGATCACTTGTCGAGGCTGGTGAAGGTGTCGGTATTGTTGCCGGTCAGAGTGTGGGAGAGCCCTCAACGCAGATGACACTCAATACCTTCCATTTGGCTGGTCACTCGGCAAAGAATGTCACCCTCGGCATTCCTCGTCTCCGCGAGATCCTCATGACAGCGAGTCGCTCCATTTCAACCCCGGCCATGACTCTTCCTCTTCACGAGGAGCTTTCCGCTGCCAAGGGAGAAGTCTTTGCAAAGTCGATTAGCGTCCTGCCC encodes:
- a CDS encoding Putative RNA polymerase, alpha subunit, RNA polymerase Rpb1, domain 3, RNA polymerase Rpb1, domain 1; the protein is MNISQPISSSVETVEFAFLTEEEIKAISVKRIENDSTFDNLLNPVPGGLYDPALGSWGDSLCATCNLNQSSCPGHAGHIELPVPVYHPVFLDQVLRLLRSQCVYCKGFRMRHREINRYSCKLRLLQYGLLHEAHLVDAIGEELKGLALPGVPTDYESEAEEEGTLSVDNVIGAREAYVRQALKSHKLSLGEVRKGKHEGAIEMRRELIKDFLTQITKPRRCDNCGGISPAYRKDRFVKIFEKALSERDLAQMAQRNLHVKDSMATTACARKSNPKRAAAGADDGVTDVDTTSANETDVEMRDASGDEQDSADKEESAQADAVAIAPGQQRYISAMEVRARLRELFEKEQDMMSLVYNSKPITKKAAKVSADMFFIRTILVPPNKFRPEARTGDSQISEAQQNSLYKMIMRNCSNIARIHQSVGATDQYGRPRNITDLHQVWTELQESVNSLIDKSKNPVQGAAAKRNEDGIKQKLEKKEGLFRKNMMGKRVNFAARSVISPDPNIETNEIGVPPVFARKLTYPEPVTSHNFRDMQQAVVNGVDKWPGAAAIEYENGQIINLRSKSVDDRVSLANQLLAPTNYQMSGMKSKKVYRHLTNGDVVLMNRQPTLHKPSIMGHRVRVLPGEKTIRMHYANCNTYNADFDGDEMNMHFPQNEVARAEALQIADTDHQYLSGTAGKPLRGLIQDHLSVSVALCNKDTYFDRDSYHQLIYSALRPESGHIFGERIEVLPPAIIKPRPKWTGKQVISTILKNIKPPNGEGLWMSGKCQVKGEQWGKSHMEEGDVLFQDGQFLTGILDKAHLGPSSGGLIHSIHEIYGPSVAGKLLSGMGRLLTRYLNMRAFTCGMDDLLLTPDGEAARKDALKAAKNIGLEVAAKYVSLEDKTPDSTDAELLVRLEEVMRDDSKQEGLDILVNQSSRNVSSMAMSACLPAGLAKQFPKNQMQSMTTSGAKGSQVNANLISCNLGQQILEGRRVPLMVSGKSLPCFKPFETDVRAGGYIVQRFLTGIRPQEYYFHHMAGREGLIDTAVKTSRSGYLQRCIIKGMEGLTVAYDSTVRDADGTLVQFLYGEDGLDPTKQKYLTDFGFVLRNVNSETAQLNFSKDFKEKIASNKDDILKHMKSAVKHAKLNSSGGKDPIISLVNPAKVAFATSEKYYEQMVKYIKDNEDGLIRDKSHAPSGLVNTPTVSKKSAELVFAAKYMRSLVEAGEGVGIVAGQSVGEPSTQMTLNTFHLAGHSAKNVTLGIPRLREILMTASRSISTPAMTLPLHEELSAAKGEVFAKSISVLPLADVLDTATVNERVGKGSNGALAKFYDVRLNFFPADEYTKAYAIDTSDVFDTIEKRFLDHLLKIMGREIKKHRSYSTSATPNVGVKAGVVEMATGNSDARAVNDDYDADDDDGDGDATNAKNKANREEAVSYGPNDDEDDAIQRLMARETSTDDEEGFEGSLAPEADKQNLDDDEIVGSDHSSESDSGWRADRIKRRYLRVTNFGHDEAGEWCEFTLEFEANTPKVLMLNIVQAAVKKSVIQQIPGVGLCTFTADHKVTDPSTGDEVKVPAIYSSGCNLKAMQKYGDFINPNKIMTNDIGAVLDVYGVEACRNNIVLELAGVFRGHGISVDNRHLNLIADYMSRNGDYTPFNRNGLRGNVSPFTKMSFETTLAFLKDAVLDGDWDDLKTPSGRLVMGRLGKIGTGAFDVLTTLPTHHVSYNVE